The Armatimonadota bacterium genome contains a region encoding:
- a CDS encoding rod shape-determining protein produces MKLVPEIGIDLGTANLLVYRRGKGIVLNEPTVVAISVSNGKVLAVGNEARDMLGRTPGNIKAIRPMKEGVIADFHTTVKMFEYLMDKTCGQRKFFKPVVLVCVPSGVTSVERRAAIQAAKRAGAGQAMTIEEPMAAAIGAGLPISSPGGNMVVDIGGGTTDIAVISLGGIVISHSLRVGGNRLDEAIIRHVRNTYNLQIGEPTAEEIKIKIGSAFSMDQELKMAIRGRDMVAGLPKTVEISSIEIREALSDPVRQIAEKLCAVLEETPPELSSDIIERGIVLTGGGALLNGLDRLLHSVTDIPVHVADDAMNCVAIGTGRALEQLEAIRASGAVSEF; encoded by the coding sequence TTGAAATTAGTTCCTGAAATTGGCATTGACCTCGGCACCGCGAATTTGTTGGTGTATCGTCGCGGCAAAGGCATCGTGCTCAACGAGCCTACGGTAGTCGCGATCAGTGTGTCCAACGGCAAAGTACTCGCCGTTGGCAATGAAGCCCGCGATATGCTGGGCAGGACTCCGGGCAACATCAAAGCCATTCGCCCGATGAAAGAGGGCGTCATAGCCGATTTCCACACCACCGTCAAGATGTTTGAATACTTGATGGACAAGACCTGCGGACAGCGCAAGTTCTTTAAGCCTGTCGTGCTGGTTTGTGTTCCTAGTGGTGTTACTAGCGTCGAACGACGTGCCGCGATTCAGGCTGCAAAGCGCGCAGGTGCGGGCCAAGCCATGACCATCGAGGAGCCGATGGCGGCCGCGATTGGGGCAGGACTTCCAATCAGCAGCCCCGGAGGAAACATGGTCGTCGACATCGGCGGAGGCACCACAGACATTGCGGTTATCTCACTTGGTGGAATCGTGATCAGCCACTCACTGCGCGTGGGAGGAAACCGATTGGACGAGGCCATCATTCGCCACGTTCGAAATACTTACAACCTACAGATCGGCGAGCCCACTGCGGAAGAAATCAAGATCAAGATCGGATCAGCCTTTTCGATGGATCAAGAACTCAAAATGGCGATCCGCGGCCGAGATATGGTGGCGGGACTACCGAAGACGGTTGAGATTTCTAGCATCGAGATTCGCGAAGCGTTGAGCGATCCGGTCCGACAAATCGCCGAAAAGCTCTGTGCGGTACTCGAAGAGACTCCTCCTGAACTCAGTTCGGACATCATCGAGCGCGGAATTGTCCTCACCGGTGGCGGTGCATTGCTGAACGGGCTGGACCGACTCCTGCACAGCGTGACCGATATTCCAGTTCATGTTGCAGATGACGCTATGAATTGCGTAGCGATTGGTACGGGCCGCGCGCTCGAACAATTAGAGGCGATTCGGGCCAGTGGCGCCGTCTCAGAATTTTAA
- a CDS encoding AAA family ATPase, with protein MSNPPQAVVIAGPNGSGKSTCAELLLPSDMTFINADMIAQEISGTRSTTADLQAGRILVERLDALTSKRKDFAVETTLATRKLEPRLQKLKELGYETHLIFLWMPSDDLAVQRVAARVRAGGHNVPEETIRRRFRRGLELFFSQYKPMVDSWKLYDNSRIADPKLIAWGRDGELIECRQESLYNDIRAIWDVR; from the coding sequence GTGAGCAATCCCCCTCAAGCCGTGGTGATCGCGGGTCCAAATGGAAGTGGGAAGAGCACTTGCGCCGAACTTTTATTGCCGTCCGACATGACTTTCATCAACGCGGACATGATCGCGCAGGAAATCAGCGGTACGCGGAGCACAACAGCGGACCTACAGGCGGGACGTATCTTGGTTGAGCGGCTCGACGCCTTGACGAGCAAACGAAAGGACTTCGCGGTTGAGACAACACTGGCCACCCGCAAACTTGAACCTAGGCTTCAGAAGCTCAAAGAGCTTGGCTACGAGACTCACCTGATCTTTCTTTGGATGCCGAGCGACGACCTTGCGGTTCAGCGCGTTGCCGCGCGTGTTCGCGCGGGTGGTCACAACGTCCCTGAGGAGACGATTCGCCGTAGGTTCCGGCGGGGATTGGAGCTGTTTTTCTCCCAATACAAGCCAATGGTGGACTCTTGGAAGCTTTATGACAACTCTCGAATTGCCGATCCGAAGTTGATCGCCTGGGGACGAGATGGCGAATTAATCGAATGTCGACAAGAAAGTTTGTATAATGACATTCGCGCCATTTGGGATGTCCGATGA
- a CDS encoding trypsin-like serine protease — translation MFKWTLLLGLLGLLPAASEAILWRADRSRDQLNQFASEQVTIPVGAIRHSGARSDSGSAILVEDKFIVTAAHMMPPTGTLTVFEINGQSYVVEAWVRHEKFKKAGQANDVAVGRLAERVLDVAPADLASNAARNQAVLIAGCGGSGPFGADLSWNWQPLIGTNILSAVSSTQLKTTFDRPSAKSATAYESQLVPGDSGGGLFVQEGGAWKLAGISVSRSSANYGGSATYTRVGSVETWIESKAWESGRVELDLDLQDFESSVTGIVADIEFVVPNTDLPVLTTSVPIATDGTVSFNTSLCGTYDVVVHAGTWLEGRIASWSVNGQRTGSPILSLLNGDLDGSGTIDSGDLQIINQNIGQSATRSAAQQLVGDVNGDGIVDSEDIAIVTQNLGRHSH, via the coding sequence ATGTTTAAGTGGACTCTGTTACTCGGTCTTCTCGGTCTTTTGCCTGCCGCAAGCGAAGCGATCTTGTGGCGCGCCGACCGGTCTCGTGATCAGCTCAATCAATTTGCCTCCGAGCAGGTCACGATTCCGGTGGGTGCCATCCGGCACTCCGGGGCAAGATCAGATTCAGGTTCGGCCATTCTGGTCGAAGACAAGTTCATCGTCACGGCGGCCCACATGATGCCTCCTACGGGCACACTGACCGTTTTCGAGATCAATGGCCAGTCTTATGTCGTCGAAGCGTGGGTCCGCCATGAGAAGTTCAAAAAGGCAGGCCAAGCCAATGATGTCGCGGTCGGCAGACTTGCTGAGCGTGTTCTCGACGTAGCACCCGCCGATCTTGCATCTAATGCCGCAAGAAACCAGGCTGTTCTGATTGCCGGATGCGGTGGCTCTGGTCCTTTTGGTGCAGATTTGAGCTGGAATTGGCAGCCATTGATCGGGACCAACATTCTGTCAGCGGTTAGTTCGACCCAGCTTAAGACGACTTTTGATCGCCCAAGTGCCAAATCTGCAACTGCTTACGAATCTCAACTGGTGCCTGGCGATAGCGGAGGAGGACTGTTTGTGCAAGAAGGCGGCGCATGGAAGCTAGCAGGCATCAGCGTCAGTCGATCCAGCGCCAATTACGGCGGAAGCGCCACCTACACACGTGTCGGATCAGTCGAAACGTGGATCGAATCCAAGGCTTGGGAATCCGGCAGAGTCGAACTCGACTTGGACTTGCAAGATTTTGAGTCATCGGTGACTGGGATCGTGGCGGATATCGAGTTCGTGGTCCCGAATACCGATCTTCCTGTCCTAACCACCAGCGTTCCGATCGCTACCGACGGCACAGTTTCGTTCAACACTTCCCTTTGCGGCACGTACGACGTGGTCGTGCATGCCGGAACATGGCTGGAGGGCCGCATTGCGTCCTGGTCTGTCAACGGGCAGCGCACAGGATCGCCAATTCTGTCTTTGCTCAATGGAGACTTGGACGGCAGTGGAACCATCGACAGCGGCGACTTGCAGATCATCAATCAGAACATCGGCCAATCGGCGACACGTAGTGCAGCCCAGCAATTGGTCGGAGATGTGAACGGCGATGGCATCGTTGACTCAGAAGATATCGCGATCGTCACGCAGAATCTCGGGCGTCACTCTCACTAA
- the aroA gene encoding 3-phosphoshikimate 1-carboxyvinyltransferase — MKVGEIKIRPCGPLVGTLRVPPDKSITHRVFLLSSLATSPSEISNPLLGDDCIATLNICRKLGTTAVQEGDVWRINPATDWPLDLGELDCGNSGTTLRLMSGVLASKGVNAVLTGDESLSKRPMKRVVTPLQMMGAAIQGEFPPVQISSSKLHGIDYVSSIPSAQVKSAVLLAGLSAEGSTSVRESMQSRDHTERMLAGFGADIQVTELTTIVRPSKFAGFKIDVPSDISSAAFWMVAAAIVPGSELTLLKVGVNPTRAGILDVLSQAGADFELENATDGQGEPVSDIVIRFKPGLKNFKIEGALVPRLIDEIPVLALLATQCQGISKFHDVEELTVKESNRLERTVELIRALGGKAEITAEGFEIEGPTPLVGATMHAHHDHRMAMTLAIAGLIAPGETIILGAETIGSSYPDFMQQMSSLQQ; from the coding sequence ATGAAGGTTGGGGAAATCAAAATTCGTCCGTGCGGGCCATTGGTGGGGACTCTGCGCGTTCCGCCAGACAAATCCATCACCCACCGAGTGTTTCTGCTTTCTTCACTGGCGACCTCCCCCTCCGAAATCAGTAACCCGCTGCTCGGCGACGATTGCATTGCGACTCTCAATATTTGCCGGAAACTGGGCACCACGGCCGTGCAAGAAGGTGATGTTTGGCGGATCAATCCTGCCACTGATTGGCCCTTGGATCTGGGCGAATTGGACTGTGGAAACTCGGGCACCACACTCCGCCTCATGTCTGGAGTGCTTGCATCGAAAGGCGTCAATGCCGTGCTGACCGGTGACGAATCCCTTTCCAAGCGTCCGATGAAGCGGGTGGTCACGCCACTCCAAATGATGGGGGCTGCAATTCAAGGCGAGTTCCCACCAGTACAAATTTCGAGCTCAAAGTTGCACGGAATCGATTACGTTTCGAGCATTCCCAGCGCGCAAGTCAAATCGGCGGTACTACTTGCGGGGCTATCCGCCGAAGGATCGACCTCGGTCCGAGAATCGATGCAAAGTCGCGACCACACCGAAAGGATGCTGGCGGGATTTGGCGCGGACATTCAAGTGACCGAGTTAACGACAATCGTCCGCCCTTCGAAATTCGCAGGATTCAAAATTGACGTTCCCAGCGATATCTCGAGTGCGGCGTTCTGGATGGTGGCCGCAGCAATCGTCCCTGGGAGCGAATTGACTCTGTTGAAAGTTGGGGTCAATCCTACGCGCGCAGGAATTTTGGACGTGCTTTCACAGGCGGGTGCTGATTTCGAACTTGAAAACGCTACAGACGGACAAGGTGAACCAGTTTCTGACATCGTGATTCGTTTCAAGCCCGGTCTTAAGAATTTCAAGATTGAAGGGGCGTTGGTGCCGAGGTTGATCGATGAGATTCCGGTGCTCGCCCTGCTCGCGACCCAGTGCCAAGGAATTTCAAAATTCCACGATGTCGAAGAATTGACGGTCAAGGAGAGCAACCGGCTTGAGCGCACCGTAGAACTCATCCGCGCGCTTGGCGGCAAAGCTGAGATCACGGCAGAAGGATTCGAAATCGAAGGGCCGACTCCATTGGTGGGTGCCACAATGCACGCCCACCATGATCACCGAATGGCGATGACATTGGCAATCGCCGGGCTGATCGCTCCGGGCGAAACCATCATTCTTGGCGCCGAGACGATTGGTTCAAGTTATCCTGATTTTATGCAGCAAATGAGTTCACTCCAGCAGTGA
- a CDS encoding prephenate dehydrogenase/arogenate dehydrogenase family protein has translation MKVAVVGTGLIGGSIGKGLLESGLAESVFGFDLDAETLQCALDGDFISEKLDVAEQGPEIDLWVLAVPPNAVSGWLQEIASVARPEASITDCTSVKQSLYSSLPESLTTQFVGGHPMAGHRSHGLEYARADLFEDAFWILTPESSNSESLKKVEQMVYALDAKPICMSPAEHDQHVAMLSHLPNMLANLLSGLGRDLQHEYVAGGSWQDLTRVAGGNPDLWKQILLHNRDDVVKALGELRNRLDAVEEAMKVGDEDALARWFSGQ, from the coding sequence ATGAAAGTTGCAGTCGTCGGCACTGGCCTTATAGGTGGTTCGATTGGCAAAGGCCTGCTGGAGTCGGGTCTTGCCGAATCTGTGTTTGGGTTTGACCTAGACGCCGAAACCCTGCAGTGCGCTCTCGACGGCGACTTTATTTCAGAAAAGTTGGACGTCGCCGAGCAAGGTCCGGAGATTGATCTGTGGGTGCTGGCGGTTCCACCAAACGCCGTTTCTGGGTGGTTGCAAGAGATCGCATCTGTCGCCCGGCCCGAAGCGAGCATCACCGATTGCACGAGCGTCAAGCAAAGCCTATACTCTTCGCTCCCAGAATCGCTCACAACCCAATTTGTGGGAGGCCATCCGATGGCAGGTCATCGTTCTCATGGGCTGGAATACGCCCGGGCCGACTTGTTTGAAGATGCTTTCTGGATTCTTACGCCGGAGTCCTCCAATTCTGAGTCGCTGAAGAAGGTGGAGCAGATGGTGTACGCGCTTGACGCCAAGCCGATCTGCATGTCTCCCGCCGAGCATGATCAGCATGTGGCGATGCTCAGCCACTTGCCCAATATGCTGGCGAACCTACTTTCGGGGCTGGGGCGAGATCTTCAGCATGAATACGTTGCTGGGGGATCGTGGCAAGATTTGACCCGAGTCGCAGGCGGAAATCCCGATCTTTGGAAGCAGATCCTGCTTCACAACCGCGATGACGTTGTCAAGGCTTTGGGCGAATTGCGAAACCGGCTCGATGCCGTCGAAGAAGCGATGAAGGTCGGCGACGAAGATGCACTGGCGCGCTGGTTTAGTGGACAATAA
- the flhA gene encoding flagellar biosynthesis protein FlhA has product MSALQKILKHTDLLVGAGLLVVVAMLILPLPHFVLDLGLCIAIASSVLILLSSVNVDEPVKLSVFPSLLLITTLFRLALSIAATKLILGTGEAGQVITTFGNFVMGGDFVVGFVAFLILMIVQFMVITNGAGRVSEVVARFTLDAMPGKQMAIDADLAAGLIDENGARQRRKDVKAEADFYGAMDGASKFVKGDAIASLLIIVINIIGGFGVGFFRGEGDAIQILQKYALLSVGEGIVSQIPALLISTASGLLVTRSGQERSMGGEVFFQLAGQQKAILASGVALCLFGFVPGFPTFIFLGVGGGLVALARFIGKNPEKIRNIVAPETQKAPISAEQEAPVGPAPHTPEAVMPLLSVDPLEIEIGYSLTRLADTRVGGDLPERITATRRQIAVDLGYVMPSVRIRDSIGLPANAYVIKVRGEEVARALIEPDLVLAINSGNVLQPIPGQVTKEPVFGLDALWIDPSIRDVAERNGYTVIEPNAMISTHLSEVVKAHACELLSRQETLQLVENAKQVNQSVVEELVPNVVQIGDIQKVLQHLLRERVPIRDMVTILETMADYAGRVKDPEQLGELVRSSISRTITRQLLDHENKLYCITLDPPLEKAMAEGIQHTAGGTILALEPSTQQAVIANLREQAENAMAQGLQPVLLCSPTLRLPLRRLVERYLPTLQVLSYNEVSSRAEVEFVGQVRAA; this is encoded by the coding sequence ATGTCTGCGCTGCAAAAAATCCTCAAACACACAGACCTATTAGTGGGTGCCGGCCTTCTGGTGGTGGTGGCGATGCTCATTCTGCCACTGCCGCATTTCGTGCTGGATTTGGGGCTTTGTATCGCTATCGCGAGTTCAGTTCTCATCTTGCTGAGTTCGGTCAACGTCGATGAACCAGTCAAGCTAAGCGTTTTCCCATCTTTGCTTCTGATCACAACCCTCTTCCGACTAGCACTCAGCATCGCAGCAACGAAGCTGATTTTAGGCACTGGGGAAGCGGGGCAAGTCATCACCACCTTTGGAAACTTCGTCATGGGCGGCGATTTCGTGGTGGGTTTCGTAGCATTCCTTATCTTGATGATTGTCCAGTTCATGGTTATCACCAATGGTGCTGGACGCGTTTCGGAAGTCGTCGCTAGGTTCACTTTGGACGCGATGCCCGGTAAGCAGATGGCGATTGATGCCGACTTGGCCGCAGGGCTGATCGATGAAAATGGTGCGCGCCAACGCCGAAAAGACGTCAAGGCTGAAGCCGACTTCTATGGCGCGATGGATGGTGCTTCGAAGTTTGTGAAAGGCGACGCGATTGCATCGCTCTTGATCATCGTGATCAACATCATCGGTGGCTTCGGCGTGGGCTTCTTCCGTGGGGAAGGCGATGCGATCCAAATTCTGCAGAAATACGCTCTGCTATCAGTGGGTGAAGGCATTGTCAGTCAGATTCCAGCCCTTTTGATTTCGACCGCAAGCGGTTTGCTCGTGACTCGTTCTGGTCAGGAGCGCAGCATGGGCGGCGAAGTGTTCTTCCAGCTTGCTGGTCAGCAAAAAGCGATTCTTGCCAGCGGCGTCGCGCTCTGTCTGTTTGGTTTCGTACCTGGATTCCCAACCTTTATCTTTTTGGGAGTCGGTGGTGGCCTGGTCGCATTAGCAAGGTTTATTGGAAAGAACCCAGAGAAGATTCGAAACATCGTCGCTCCAGAAACCCAAAAAGCACCTATATCAGCCGAGCAAGAAGCTCCTGTCGGTCCGGCGCCGCACACTCCCGAGGCCGTCATGCCTTTGCTGAGTGTTGATCCTCTTGAAATTGAAATCGGCTACAGCCTGACACGGCTCGCAGATACTCGGGTGGGGGGCGACTTGCCAGAGCGGATTACAGCGACCCGACGCCAAATCGCGGTCGATCTTGGATATGTGATGCCGAGCGTGCGCATCCGGGACAGCATCGGATTGCCCGCCAATGCCTATGTTATCAAGGTTCGTGGCGAGGAAGTCGCCAGAGCACTCATCGAACCCGATCTTGTGCTCGCGATCAATTCGGGGAACGTGCTGCAGCCGATCCCGGGCCAAGTGACTAAGGAGCCCGTGTTTGGACTCGACGCGCTTTGGATCGATCCGTCCATTCGAGACGTCGCTGAACGAAATGGATACACGGTAATCGAGCCGAATGCGATGATCAGCACTCACCTTAGCGAGGTTGTCAAAGCGCACGCCTGCGAACTTTTGAGCCGGCAAGAGACACTGCAACTCGTCGAAAACGCCAAACAGGTCAACCAAAGTGTGGTCGAAGAATTGGTGCCGAACGTCGTTCAAATTGGCGACATCCAAAAGGTCCTGCAGCATCTCCTTCGAGAACGAGTGCCTATCCGGGACATGGTGACGATTCTGGAAACGATGGCGGACTATGCCGGACGTGTGAAGGATCCAGAACAATTGGGCGAACTCGTACGCTCTTCGATCAGCCGAACCATCACTCGCCAACTGCTAGACCACGAAAACAAGCTTTACTGCATCACACTCGACCCACCACTGGAAAAGGCGATGGCAGAGGGAATCCAACATACGGCAGGCGGGACGATTTTAGCGCTGGAGCCATCCACCCAGCAGGCGGTCATTGCGAACCTTCGCGAACAAGCGGAGAACGCAATGGCTCAAGGGTTGCAGCCGGTGTTGCTGTGCTCGCCGACGTTGCGATTGCCATTGCGACGATTGGTCGAACGGTATCTGCCGACGCTCCAAGTGCTTTCCTATAACGAGGTCTCTTCGCGCGCTGAAGTGGAATTTGTGGGGCAAGTTCGGGCAGCATAA
- a CDS encoding UbiA family prenyltransferase codes for MIKIEHSIFALPFALLGMIWGAESQFKLLWPTAITILWIIVAMVSCRSAAMAFNRIADREIDAKNPRTKMRAIPAGLLTLRQSNLFFLGSIAVFVLAAWQLNTLALALTPVALLFTLGYSLTKRFTWLCHYVLGLSLGIAPAAAYIATTGSLEWPVVSLFLAVACWTAGFDIIYALQDDEFDREMNLNSIPSRFGRPRALLISRISHGVAIALLVLSGIGHGAGFVYFIGVGVAAALLGYEQSLVRPNDLSKVNMAFFTLNGYVSMAMFLFALADTWLRLKAR; via the coding sequence ATGATCAAGATTGAACACTCAATCTTCGCATTGCCATTCGCGCTCCTCGGGATGATCTGGGGGGCAGAATCACAATTCAAGCTCCTCTGGCCGACTGCAATCACGATTCTGTGGATCATCGTCGCCATGGTCAGTTGTCGGAGCGCCGCAATGGCGTTCAACCGCATTGCTGATCGAGAGATTGACGCCAAGAATCCGCGGACCAAGATGCGCGCTATCCCAGCAGGGCTATTGACGTTGCGGCAAAGCAACCTGTTCTTTCTCGGAAGTATCGCGGTGTTCGTGCTGGCGGCATGGCAACTGAATACGTTGGCACTGGCGCTCACACCAGTGGCGTTGCTGTTCACACTCGGCTACAGCCTTACAAAGAGGTTCACCTGGCTCTGCCACTACGTTCTGGGCCTCAGCCTAGGAATTGCACCCGCTGCGGCTTACATTGCCACAACAGGCAGCCTAGAGTGGCCAGTGGTCAGTCTGTTTTTGGCGGTCGCCTGCTGGACGGCAGGGTTCGACATCATTTACGCGCTGCAAGACGATGAATTTGATCGTGAGATGAATCTGAATTCGATTCCATCACGATTTGGTCGCCCACGAGCTTTGTTGATCAGTCGCATTTCTCATGGAGTGGCGATCGCGCTGTTAGTCCTATCTGGGATCGGCCATGGTGCCGGATTCGTTTACTTTATTGGAGTCGGAGTGGCAGCCGCGTTGCTAGGATACGAGCAATCTTTGGTGCGGCCAAACGATCTTTCGAAAGTAAACATGGCGTTCTTCACACTCAATGGCTATGTCAGCATGGCGATGTTCCTATTCGCGCTTGCCGATACCTGGTTGAGGTTAAAGGCTCGGTGA
- a CDS encoding (d)CMP kinase codes for MIQKKIVVAIDGPAGAGKSTVAKMVAEALGLRVLDTGAMYRCVALLASRAGLSAEQGEQAANLAREADIGFEEAQTQRVILNGEDVSECIRTPEMSNLASALSAFPAVRQVLVEQQKKIIESGGFVLEGRDTTTVIAPNAEVKVYLTASIEERANRRHKELAERGDVVDYDALVKQIAERDARDMNREESPLRKAPGALAIETYGMSPQEVAAKIIEAAQAVGNKQT; via the coding sequence ATGATTCAAAAGAAAATTGTCGTAGCCATCGACGGACCTGCAGGCGCGGGCAAGAGCACCGTCGCCAAAATGGTCGCCGAGGCATTAGGATTGAGAGTCCTGGACACCGGGGCGATGTACCGATGCGTCGCACTCTTGGCGTCACGCGCTGGGTTGTCGGCGGAACAAGGCGAGCAAGCGGCGAACCTCGCTCGAGAAGCGGATATCGGATTCGAAGAAGCGCAGACTCAGCGCGTGATCTTGAATGGCGAAGATGTTTCTGAATGCATTCGCACGCCAGAGATGAGCAATTTAGCGAGCGCGCTCAGCGCATTTCCCGCTGTGCGGCAGGTCTTGGTCGAACAGCAAAAGAAGATTATTGAATCGGGCGGCTTTGTGCTAGAAGGAAGAGATACCACCACGGTCATCGCTCCCAACGCGGAAGTGAAGGTCTATCTGACAGCAAGCATCGAAGAGCGCGCGAATCGCCGGCATAAGGAACTCGCGGAACGCGGAGACGTGGTGGACTATGATGCGCTTGTGAAGCAGATTGCAGAACGCGACGCGAGAGATATGAACCGTGAAGAGAGCCCGCTCCGCAAGGCTCCAGGAGCGCTCGCCATAGAAACCTATGGCATGTCCCCCCAAGAAGTCGCCGCAAAGATTATCGAAGCAGCGCAAGCCGTCGGGAACAAACAGACGTAA
- a CDS encoding trypsin-like serine protease: MIRFFVLAGMIVGVGAANALSIRHDVADSQYTAAAASIPVAVIDYNTVTYKVSGILINDRYVLTAAHNLRSDVNKIRINGVDYTRVTWVKHPEPPLDLNNLLNGYDFSIIKLNTRVLNIAPIPIYESTYGGGTVTIAGAGVLANGTNGYTNDGTYIPRAGQNKLEIDSSLPNVFISDFDNAAGTGNSLDFLGSQATPTARECNVIYGDSGGPCIATIASKQYVVATTSTLADFNENSKLADYGDLSFYSRVSMAASWIKDNSWEPGRVEGIVSLSQLAAGATPLNRQLTVKLRNVGSQASIETINLPLAINGGFSFVTSQRGSFDLLFSCPGFLDKKVANITITNTSKPVVNVTLGNGDCDDDNEVGAGDFDIVVANFANSTTDPTLGDLDGDGEVGSGDFDIVVNNFTNSGDV, encoded by the coding sequence GTGATTCGATTCTTTGTTCTCGCGGGAATGATTGTAGGTGTGGGTGCCGCTAATGCACTGAGTATCCGCCATGATGTTGCGGACTCTCAATACACTGCCGCTGCCGCTTCGATTCCGGTGGCTGTCATTGACTACAACACCGTCACCTATAAGGTCAGCGGAATTCTGATCAATGACCGGTACGTGCTCACCGCCGCCCATAACCTGCGGTCAGACGTCAACAAGATCCGAATCAATGGCGTCGATTACACCCGTGTCACTTGGGTGAAGCATCCTGAGCCACCTCTCGACCTCAACAACTTGCTCAATGGGTACGACTTTAGCATCATCAAGTTGAACACTCGGGTGCTCAACATTGCCCCGATTCCGATTTACGAATCGACGTACGGTGGAGGGACAGTGACAATAGCTGGCGCCGGAGTACTCGCGAACGGAACAAACGGCTACACCAATGACGGGACGTACATTCCTCGAGCGGGTCAAAACAAGCTGGAAATAGATTCCAGCTTGCCAAACGTTTTCATCTCAGATTTTGACAACGCTGCTGGGACTGGCAACAGTCTCGACTTTCTGGGATCGCAAGCGACCCCGACAGCGCGAGAATGCAATGTGATTTATGGAGACAGCGGTGGACCTTGCATCGCTACCATCGCGAGCAAGCAATATGTCGTTGCGACCACATCGACGCTTGCGGACTTCAACGAGAACAGCAAACTCGCCGACTATGGAGATTTGAGTTTTTACAGCCGGGTTTCGATGGCTGCATCATGGATCAAAGACAACTCTTGGGAGCCAGGCCGAGTAGAGGGCATTGTCTCGCTGAGTCAACTGGCCGCTGGCGCGACGCCGCTCAATCGGCAACTGACCGTCAAGCTGCGCAACGTTGGTTCGCAAGCGTCGATCGAAACCATCAATTTGCCGCTTGCGATCAACGGAGGCTTTTCGTTCGTCACAAGCCAGCGCGGCAGCTTCGATTTGCTGTTTTCTTGCCCAGGATTCTTGGACAAGAAGGTCGCCAACATCACCATCACCAACACCAGCAAACCGGTCGTCAATGTGACACTGGGAAACGGTGATTGCGACGATGACAACGAGGTCGGCGCAGGCGACTTCGACATCGTCGTCGCGAACTTTGCAAATTCAACCACGGACCCGACGCTGGGTGATCTAGATGGTGACGGCGAAGTTGGCTCGGGCGACTTCGATATCGTCGTCAACAACTTCACCAACTCTGGCGATGTCTAA